A window of Triplophysa dalaica isolate WHDGS20190420 chromosome 12, ASM1584641v1, whole genome shotgun sequence genomic DNA:
TATTTCTTATTCGTAAATCTCCAGAATAAGGCGGAAcaatatttgttgttgtttgggaGAAGTGGGCCGGTCGACATCTTCAGCAGAATAGTACTCGCTttagaaatatacatttattgtgtttcggAGATACACATTATTGCTGCTTAAATACGGGCATTTAACGTAAATTGTTATCTAAGAGGGAACGACAGGAGGAGAAACCCGCCCATCCCTGAATACATATATTGAATTTGaggtatgtttatgtttgtttacaacAATGGGTAACTGTTAAGTTAGTAAGTTAAGTCCCGTCGACGAGTGACGCGTTGTGTGGTGTTTATCATGTATTTGTGGCTCAGATATTCAGACATTCCCCTTAAATTCACTGTATTCGTCCACTTTTGTATTATGTGGAAAAACAGATCAGTTACAAGTGAGAAGCGAGTGAGCTCGAGGCCTGACGTCACCAGTTGTTTTTAGTTTACATGGGCGCCGTTATCTGACATTACTATGAACGTTCTGACGACAACACTGCGCAGATTGTTTACTATTACAAACTTTAAAGCTGAGTGTGTGGAAATTTAGGCAACTTAGACTGCCCGGAGCAGATACTAGTGAGGAGGACATGTTTTCGCATTGCAGCACTTTCTAAAGTGTAAACCAAACACGACAAAATTGATGTATAACCTGGTATTTATGATTATGCATGtctaaaacataaacatgcatAATGGGCAATACTAGTTTTTTAGTAGTAAACTGACTAGGGGTGGGCGGATTGATCCTGAAATATTGATACTTCCGATGCTTAGGTTGGATCGAAAAGGATCGATCCTAACATGAAAACATCGATACCAATGTGTTTTCactacagattttatttatttaataatgtagcTCATAATTGTATATTGTTTTAACATCTACATGATTAATTAGCCTATAGGCACATTAAgagcacaaatcacaaaatattttagtggTCATGaaaatttattcagatttaGCAAATGAGTGATGCATTCATCTGATAAATCAtgacatttcatacacaggaatgtaaatgtaaattcaagtgAATGCTTCTAAAAGTATTGGTATCGGTATCAATATCGGCAATACTGGCCCTGCATTTACTTGGTATCGGATGGATACAAAATTTTACAGTATCGCCCACCACAAGATAGAAGTCATATTTAAATTGAGGAAATATTGTATAGCATGTTTATGAGGAGTATAGTATACTCACCCACTGGGTAAAGTGATTTTTGACCCACGTGATCTGCTAcgttaaacacattttctgagGTTTACACTCAACCACTagagtaaataataaagaaatttcTTACAATACAGGCATTTGTTTTCAAGTGGGATTGGGGGGCATGTCTGTATTACATAATGGCTGTgtcaaataaattgtttgttgaatatgtaaacaaaaataattctgAATAGATAACCTTTAGTATTAGTTAGCATTTATTTAGTATAGAGTTTGCAAGATGAGAACACTGGTtcagaagcacttccggtttaattttttaaacattatcattatatttttttataatatgtgtATGTAATGCATCAGAATAAATCTATGAATGGAACATTGTTGCAGTGATTTATATGTCTCTGAATTATTCTCCTAACCCCAACTAAagctttttatttcttaaaccctgtctacaccggacgtgaGCACTGCGACACAGTAAACCCATTAAGAAAAAGGAACTTGTTGTGTCCTGTCGCGCCGCtcacgtccggtgtagacagGGTGTAAGATGCATCAAGCCGactccagtgtggacaaaataaaatattataatgggttctataTTGTCTTCTGTCATATCACATCCGGTGTGACTTCAAAAGAGGCAGATTACATTCCTGCATTGAGCAATGAAAGCATTCaaaaagtctgtttattttGACACGAGAATTGGTTAACTCCTGGCAGAGTCCTGACCTTTAATCCCCATTGAAAGCctttgggatgtgctggagaACACTTGATGTATGTGGTTTCACTCACCTATCATCAATAAAAGAACTATGGCAGTACGGATGTTAATGAATGTTAACTTGTGACATTCCAATGGGTGTTGAAACAATGCCACAGCATTGTTCTTCAAAATCAAAGATAAAAGctgatatttttgttaaatgctgatgatattgtgtgtttgtttcttagATGTCTAGTCAGTATCAGCGAAGTGTTCCACTGGAGGTCAGGAGAGCGGAAGGGGAGAGAGTCCGCGCAAAACATCCAGATAAAATTCCGGTCAGTCTCATTGTTGGaaacaacaataacatttcAGCTTCATACATTATTTTTGAACTAGGATTCTGTGCTCTTAAAAATAAGACACTCCATTAATTATGAGCTATTAATATATTGCTctggtacatttttttttaaatgtaatttcccaaaaatattattgtgttaatcatttattttcctctttAGATAATAGTGGAGAGAGCTGCACGGTCACGAGCCCCTGAGCTTGACAAAAAGAAATACCTTGTTCCTTCAGACCTTACAGGTGACAAATGATGTTACATATACGCCCCTTTATTcctatatattaatatattttctaaGTTAAGATGTCTACATTCAGTTAGTTTCAAGATTTACATCCTTATTTTTAATCTAACATTTGTTAATTTGCTGATTAAACAAGTCAGCTCATGACTAGTCCCTAGCTATGTGTACTGttataaaacagtaaattaaGCACATTTTCATCTAAATGATGCTGTCTTCCTCACTCTCTCAATACTGACTGTATGGACTTTCCCATTCTTGTATTCCTCTTGAGAAAGAAACGAAACTGTTTGAGTAACCAAATTTGGTCTTTTTACACTTCCTCCAGTCGGTCAGCTCTGCTTTCTGATCAGACAGAGAGTGTCCATGAGGCCAGAAGAGGCTCTCTTTTTTTTCGTGAAAAACTCCCTTCCTCCATCCAGTTCTCCCCTGTCTGTAGTGTACGAGGTAACTCAAGCACCCTTCGTCTCCGACAGTACTATGTTATTGCAACAAAATGCTGATATGTAGCCGTAACAGCACTATCCTACTAACATTTACGTTATTGACCACTCTGAtctaaatgtttgtgtatttgttgttaGGAACACCATGAGGAGGATCTGTTCCTGTACATGACATACAGTAATGAAAGTGTTTATGGTGCCTGAGACAGAATTTGAAAGGATTGgatagagggagagaaagaTGAGAAAAAAGGGAGGAGGTTTATAATGTACCACTATTATCCCATGCTCAATACATTGTACCTTATAGGGCATTGTTGATGGACTGAAgggttgtatgtgtgtgtcagtatTTGGATGCAGCTATAATGTATTACACTAAACTGAATTTTCATAGTCAAGTATCGTGACTTGAGCGGTTTTAGAGAGAGGCAACAGAAGAAGTGAGAGAATTACAtcagaacaacaaaaatacaacagTAAAGCAAGAAAGTAttcatttcatctttttctCCCAGGAGCGAGTCACCTGTATTTAATGCAAATAGGTTTTTGttcttctttttcctttttgtaaAGTATTATCAATAACTTTTGTGCATATAATAAATACCTGTTATCATTTATTGATCATATTATGGTGTGTACTGTgtgtactttttatttaatgtttaagtACAGATGATAGTACCGATGATGTCTGGATTACTTGCTGATGTTTGAAAGACGTAGTATTCCTGTTGTTGCTGAGAATATTTCAAGGAGGCTTTTCTTTTTAAGATAACttacaaaaaactaaaacaattgCAATAGACATTTTAAGACCATTCCTACTGGGAATTGCACCTATACTATACCCCACATGCAGAGATTTACAGATTCCCTAAAGGATAAGGCATTATAAGTGGTTTTTATTCATTCTGATTGTGTGAAAAACAGAAGTGAGGGATATTTGTGAGGGTGTCATGAGGAAGTTGCGGAGAAAGAAAAGCTCATGTGTGATCtcactattaaaaaaaactgtggtcAGCGgattcaaatgtaaatgttctttcaGCTATAACTGTTTTATATTCATCACAGAATCATAGTTGAGTTCAGACAAAAGCTTTATCAAAGACTTTGTCACGCCTGGTGAAACATCTTTAGTCaggaaaacaaaactaaaggGGAATTTGCTGAAAAAAGTCATGGAGAGTCCAAAAGAAGTAGAAGTTGAATTGGAGGAGATCAACACGGCtgaagagaataaagagaataaagagaataaagagaataaagagattGGGGAGACAAAAGGTAAagaattatttacaaacatttgttgaaaagaaaaaaatattttatcattattgtGAACTTTTTTGAAAGTCACTGTTACTCTGTATTCAACAAGAGTAACGCAATTATTGGTGCAGGAccatacaaaaatgaaataaatagttaatacaatacaatatgtCATTATATATTACGAAAGACCATCTGTTTCAATGAGGTGCATTTTTCTAACTAATTTTGCAGAGGACGGGAATATATACAGCACTCTGAATCAACCATCTGAGGCTATTTATGGGATGCCCTCTTCGACTCGTTCCTATACAGTCAATGAAGGTAACACACAGATCAGCTAAACATTTGCAAATGCCAGACTAATAAAGTGCTGATAAATTTTAACTCTCTTGAGACTCCATGGCCCtgtcaatatttcatgaaatggcactgaaatatatataatttaagatTCCTGTATTATGATAATGAATTATAAACAATTTCAACTTGATCACAAGCTCGAGATATccttattaaaattaattttataatttctgTTTTGGGTCACCaggtataaaaaaatgtgaaaaaagtgttttcctGCCATTTGTCTGTGTaattgttttactgtgtttcTGCTGTCCCAAACAGGAACTCTGTTGCTATATTggataaatgaacaaaaagggCGTCCTTTCCATATAATAACACAAAGAGTTTGTAAATCAACAATAACTGATTCAATTCACAGGGACACACTAAAATAATATGGGAGGGGGAAGAGGTTTAATATTGAGTTTTTGTCAACAATTTTTAATTCTAAACCGACATATGAAAAGAGCACGGGGGTGTGTGCTGTATATAATGTcatcaaattaaatacattgTGTGTTTGAAATAAAGATTGCTTTAAAATAATCTACATTTAATGCTAAAAGTGTGAAAATACAGCTGCCTCTTTTGCCTAAAAAAGGACAAGtggaaaaaaagacagaatagaggaaacaaaacaaaaagtactGATGCAGTGGTCAGTAAGAAactatatttgaagagtttggttccaaaatgagatatttgtgcataatgaaattttcaagaataatgttttttattatgttgtcatgttttaattgtgttttattgtgttagacTTGAATCAATACAAACAAATTGcagtttgatattaattggaatgcacagtaaatgtaaaaggtgttctctcattttggaaccaaaaactTAATTTCTACATCTGTTAAAAAAGGCTGATTTTTATGCTCGTGATTTTAGCTGACGAGTTTAATATTTAGTCTCATCAAACATGACAAGGTCAATGGGTATGTTTTGGTCCTCGGATGTCATCAGTCATTCCTTTATCTTTTCAAAGCACACAGACAGAGTCTGGATTGTGTTACAGAGCTGAATTTCACGTCGTCATAATATACGTTACTACAGCAACGGGCTCAAGTTCGGTGAGCGCGTGCGTGCATTTTAGAGCTTTGTTTTGGGTCGAGTGCTTCGGGCTCCTGAAAGAACACAACGCAGTTTATATAACTGTATGTTTTCCGTCCATTTAAACACAAGGACAGGGCAAAACCATGTACATCAAATTGTGCAATTTCGGCAAGCCCACGGACTGCGCACTGAAAGCGAAACAGCAACCAATTTCAGGTGATGGATGATGTGATCACGCATCTTGCGTTGTGACGTAGCGTCAAAAATACAAGTTAATGcttttctcaatgttttttcCGCTAGATACTCCACGGAAAGTTCGCGTTTACCGCATCATTTCATTGGTGCTTTTTGCCGTCTGCATCCTGTTGCTGATTGTGATCCTCGGGCTGTTTGTAAAGTGTAAGTATTTTTTGTATACTCCAAAAAGGGTTGTGTTGAAACACATTTGGGTATGGCAAACCGAATTAGCTTTTAGTTATTCTCAGGATATATATTGTTGAAATCAACAATTAAATTATTActagtaaaaaatattattattgatatcaagaattcacatttttactagtgaaaatgtaattattgatGTAAAAATTAGCAATTGTTACTAGTAGAAGTTATATTCTTTCAACTAGTAAAGTAATTCTTGATATCtataattgcatttttactAGTTAAATATCACACTAGACTGCCATTCAAATTCAATTGCAGAAatcaataatacatttcttaCATGTTAAAAGTC
This region includes:
- the zgc:92606 gene encoding gamma-aminobutyric acid receptor-associated protein-like 1, whose protein sequence is MSSQYQRSVPLEVRRAEGERVRAKHPDKIPIIVERAARSRAPELDKKKYLVPSDLTVGQLCFLIRQRVSMRPEEALFFFVKNSLPPSSSPLSVVYEEHHEEDLFLYMTYSNESVYGA